Proteins co-encoded in one Kribbella solani genomic window:
- a CDS encoding alpha/beta hydrolase, translated as MTFSRPALAGATLAGATLTGVALLGVLAAGLTTLPSMAADTVAAAGPQVRWTDCKPEGKDKPEDVKGSQCATLRLPVDWRDPAGPSFDLAIARRTAKVPRERVGVLVFGPGGPGDSGVDRIKTGISRFSTDLQDRFDIVSFDPRGVARSNPVRCSADLLAKQPSPIIKSAAEFSATISYNRQLATDCRANTGPLYDHIDTWQTVRDLDAIRRVLGEAKITFHGSSYGTVLGGQYAETYPHRVRAMVLESVSDHSTSSTRAFLDDQAAAAQDSFDEFVKWCDATTTCALHGRDAHAVWADQLAKSADPFRLSFAAFKLLYGPQWSKLADTLAGSTATTTAAPTGLASYPLAVFCQDWNLPVRDYREYAAHLQRIARNNQDVKYPGQLMAASICLGAPKANNPQHVLKVRDLKTPVLLANAIHDPATGYDWARSVARQLGRSGVLLTYEGWGHGSYSKGACMQSTVDRYLIALDVPERGTSCPAVAPVG; from the coding sequence ATGACTTTCTCCCGACCTGCCCTGGCCGGCGCGACTCTGGCCGGCGCGACCCTGACCGGCGTGGCCCTGCTCGGCGTCCTCGCCGCGGGCCTGACCACGCTGCCGTCGATGGCCGCGGACACGGTCGCGGCCGCCGGGCCGCAGGTGCGCTGGACCGACTGCAAGCCCGAGGGCAAGGACAAACCCGAGGACGTCAAGGGTTCCCAGTGCGCGACGCTCCGGCTGCCGGTCGACTGGCGTGACCCGGCCGGACCTTCGTTCGACCTCGCGATCGCCCGCCGAACCGCCAAGGTCCCCCGCGAGCGCGTCGGCGTACTGGTCTTCGGTCCGGGCGGTCCTGGCGACTCCGGCGTCGATCGGATCAAGACCGGGATCAGCCGCTTCAGTACCGACCTGCAGGACCGTTTCGACATCGTCAGCTTCGACCCGCGTGGAGTGGCCCGTAGCAATCCGGTGCGCTGCTCGGCCGACCTACTGGCCAAGCAGCCGTCTCCGATCATCAAGAGCGCGGCCGAGTTCAGTGCGACGATCAGCTACAACCGTCAGCTCGCCACGGACTGCCGTGCGAACACCGGTCCGCTGTACGACCACATCGACACCTGGCAGACCGTCCGCGACCTCGACGCGATCCGCCGGGTACTCGGTGAAGCCAAGATCACGTTCCACGGCAGCTCGTACGGCACGGTGCTTGGCGGGCAGTACGCCGAGACCTACCCGCATCGGGTACGGGCGATGGTGCTGGAGAGCGTGAGCGACCACAGCACGTCCTCGACGCGCGCGTTCCTGGACGACCAGGCGGCCGCGGCGCAGGACTCGTTCGACGAGTTCGTGAAGTGGTGCGACGCTACGACGACCTGTGCGCTGCATGGCCGTGACGCCCACGCTGTGTGGGCAGACCAGCTTGCCAAGTCAGCTGATCCGTTCAGGCTGAGCTTTGCCGCGTTCAAGTTGCTCTACGGACCGCAGTGGTCCAAGCTCGCGGACACTCTTGCGGGTAGTACTGCCACCACGACCGCGGCGCCGACCGGACTCGCTTCGTACCCGCTTGCTGTGTTCTGTCAGGACTGGAACCTGCCAGTGCGTGACTACCGTGAGTACGCCGCGCACCTGCAGCGGATCGCCCGCAACAACCAGGACGTCAAGTACCCGGGCCAGCTGATGGCTGCGTCGATCTGTCTGGGTGCACCAAAGGCCAACAACCCACAGCACGTACTGAAGGTGCGCGACCTGAAGACGCCGGTACTACTGGCGAACGCGATCCACGATCCCGCGACCGGGTATGACTGGGCGCGCAGCGTCGCACGCCAGCTCGGCCGGAGCGGCGTACTGCTCACATACGAGGGCTGGGGCCACGGCAGCTACTCGAAGGGCGCCTGCATGCAGAGCACGGTCGACCGGTACCTGATCGCACTGGACGTGCCGGAGCGGGGCACGAGCTGCCCCGCCGTGGCACCAGTGGGCTGA
- a CDS encoding DUF3817 domain-containing protein: MSTKYARWFRTVAIAEAISWTGLLIGMLFKYVLSDNELGVKIFGPIHGGIFVVYVATVLAVRGPLRWSWPVTLAALAASVPPLFTWFFEIWAVKTGRIDAGRGAAVPSTAEVNSTAA, from the coding sequence ATGAGTACCAAATACGCCAGGTGGTTCCGGACGGTGGCGATCGCCGAGGCGATCTCGTGGACCGGGTTGCTGATCGGCATGCTGTTCAAGTACGTCCTGTCCGACAACGAGCTCGGGGTGAAGATCTTCGGCCCGATCCACGGCGGCATCTTCGTCGTGTACGTCGCGACCGTGCTGGCCGTACGCGGCCCGCTGCGCTGGTCGTGGCCGGTCACCCTGGCCGCGCTGGCCGCCAGTGTTCCCCCGCTGTTCACCTGGTTCTTCGAGATCTGGGCGGTGAAGACGGGCCGGATTGACGCCGGGCGTGGCGCGGCCGTACCGTCCACAGCGGAAGTCAACTCAACAGCCGCATGA